AGGCGGGTGCCGAGACCGGGCTGTGGCGTTTCGTCCATGGGGTGCGCTCCCACGTGGGACAAGGGCACCCGAATCCCTGGACGGGGCCCTCCCCTTCGGGTGGCGGGACCCTACCTGATGGGAGGAGTCACTGGAAGAAAACCTGACTCATGCTCCCGCCGCGGGGGGCTCAGTGCCACGAGGCCCCGGAGCCGAAGAACTCCTCCAGCTCGCGCGGCGTGGGGGCATGGGGCACGTCGGGGAAGAGCACGCTCCGGGACGCGTGGCCGAGCAGGTGGCGCTCCTCGTCCACGACCCACAGTCTGTCCAGGGCCGAGTCCTCCATCCTCCGCATGGCCTCCTCCACGGGGATGTCGGGGGAGAGTCCCTCGACGTCCTCGCTCATCACGGAGGACACCCGGGAGGCATCCACGTCGTGTCCCATGGCGACGCCGCGCACCACGAGATCCCGGTCCGTCACCAGCCCCACCAGCTTGCCGTTCTCGCAGACCGGGAGGCTGTCGGCGTCGAGCCGGCGCATCATCTCCGCGGCCTGGCGCAGGGTGGCGCGGGGCTCGAGCACTTCTTCTTCGCGCGTCATCACGTCCTTGAGGGTCTTCATGATCGACGGCTCCTTCGCAGGGGTTGTGCGGGGGGAGGTCAACAGGCTCGCGCCCAGAGTGCCCGCATGTCCGCGGGCAGTGCGTCGCTCACCTGTTGGGCTTCACCCTCGGTGATACAGGCGCGGAGGGTGGCGAGGACCGCCCGGGTCACACTCTCCGCCCGGGCCCGGTCCGCGCCGATGTCCGCCTCCACGCGTTGGAGCAACGCCTCCATCCCCGAGGGGCCGGGGACGTCGTCTCCTTGGAGAGGACAGCCTTGGAAGGCTTCCTGGAGCTTCAGGGGCAGCCACGCCCGCGGATCATCCGCCGTGACGTGACGCAGGGGTCGTTCCAGCGCGCACAACACC
The DNA window shown above is from Cystobacter fuscus DSM 2262 and carries:
- a CDS encoding DUF2267 domain-containing protein; translated protein: MADEPERMEDELRLLRERRHRARCTRSYSLFLEKLGERSSLPREQARRALVSVLCALERPLRHVTADDPRAWLPLKLQEAFQGCPLQGDDVPGPSGMEALLQRVEADIGADRARAESVTRAVLATLRACITEGEAQQVSDALPADMRALWARAC
- a CDS encoding CBS domain-containing protein, which codes for MKTLKDVMTREEEVLEPRATLRQAAEMMRRLDADSLPVCENGKLVGLVTDRDLVVRGVAMGHDVDASRVSSVMSEDVEGLSPDIPVEEAMRRMEDSALDRLWVVDEERHLLGHASRSVLFPDVPHAPTPRELEEFFGSGASWH